GCCTTTGGGCTATTGGGTCGGCGCCGCAGCGTTCACCGGGGCGACTCTGGCGGTGCTGCTGCAAGGATGGACCAGCGCGATCGATTACCCGCTGATCATCTCGGGCAAGCCTTTCTTCAGCTATCAAGCCTTCATGCCCGTCACCTTCGGCCTGGCCGTGCTGCTCGGGGCTTTCACTGCTGTATTCGGCATGCTGGCACTGATCAAGCTGCCGCAATACTATCACGCCGTTTTTCACTCCGACCGCTTTGCCCAGGTGACAACCGATGGTTTTTTTATCAGTATTGAGGCCGCGGATCCGCTCTTCGATCCCGAAAAAACCCGTACCCTCCTGCTCGCTACGCGGGCATTCCGCGTGGAAGAACTGCTGGAAAAAACCTAATTCGGGGATTGTACGCGACATGACTCGAGTACCTTGCCTAGCGGCTCTATTATTTCTGCTGATCATCTCCGGCTGTCAACGCGGCGCCGAGTCCAGCAAACCGCCACTGCATGCCGTGCTGGACATGGACCATCAGCCCAAATACAAGACAGAAGCCGCGAGCAGTTTTTTCACCGATCATGCCGCCATGCGCATGCCAGTCCCGGGTAGCATCACCGCCGGTGATTGGCATGAGGATATGGCCTTTTACCAGGGTGTGGATGAGGCGGGCCAGCCGCTCGCGATAGCACCGATCCCCACCACGCTTGAGTTGATGACCCGTGGCGCCGATCGTTTCGCGGTGTTTTGCAAACCCTGCCATGGTTTGCAGGGCGATGGTCAGGGAAGCGTCATCCAACGCGGCTTCATTCCGCCGCCGGTGTTTTGGGAAGAGCGGCTGATGCGGGAAGGTGACGGCTACTTTTTTAATGTAATCAGTCATGGCGTGCGCATGATGCCATCGCACGCTCATCAGATTCCGACGGCTGACCGCTGGGCGATTGTAGCCCAGGTGCGACGCCTGCAACATCGGTAGGCGGAAAACGCCTTCACCCCTTATATCCGACGATACTATGAACTCAGAAGAGCTCCATCTCTCCGGAATGCCGCGCTGCAGCCGCTTGGCGGGCTGGTTTGCCCTGGGCGCCTTGCTGCTGTGCGGGCTGGGCGTGGTGCAGAATCCTGCGCAGTTTTATCACTCCTGGCTTGTCGCCGTCCTCTTTGTCCTCTCCATCGCACTCGGCGCCCTTTTTCTGAACATGGTTTTTCACCTGACCGGCGCGGAGTGGAGCTCGCCGGTCCGCCGACTCCTGGAGAACCTCGGAGCGACCTTACCTATCCTCTTCGTGCTGACGCTACCGCTGTTCTTCGGCCTGCAGGAA
This portion of the bacterium genome encodes:
- a CDS encoding cytochrome c produces the protein MTRVPCLAALLFLLIISGCQRGAESSKPPLHAVLDMDHQPKYKTEAASSFFTDHAAMRMPVPGSITAGDWHEDMAFYQGVDEAGQPLAIAPIPTTLELMTRGADRFAVFCKPCHGLQGDGQGSVIQRGFIPPPVFWEERLMREGDGYFFNVISHGVRMMPSHAHQIPTADRWAIVAQVRRLQHR
- a CDS encoding DUF3341 domain-containing protein: MSRERSSQGMLAQYAGPDELLAAARQVAETGYHLFDCHSPFPIHGMDEAMRLRRSPLGYWVGAAAFTGATLAVLLQGWTSAIDYPLIISGKPFFSYQAFMPVTFGLAVLLGAFTAVFGMLALIKLPQYYHAVFHSDRFAQVTTDGFFISIEAADPLFDPEKTRTLLLATRAFRVEELLEKT